A section of the Halopiger aswanensis genome encodes:
- a CDS encoding DUF1467 domain-containing protein, translating to MTRSISVPTSASLVGSVALAAAGVAVNTVLNSPSRLVPALLLLAVGIAGVTNAAREYGVDRLRIAAKRWWALAFVAFLPYALATAPKSDAAAAAGDAFAGPVVGLALESIVGALVCCAVALTVLYGFARYGIHPGRPSPEARLLADDE from the coding sequence ATGACTCGATCGATCTCGGTCCCCACCTCGGCGTCCCTCGTCGGTTCCGTCGCGCTCGCCGCCGCCGGCGTCGCGGTTAATACGGTGTTGAACTCGCCGTCCCGACTGGTTCCCGCACTCCTGTTACTGGCCGTCGGAATCGCGGGCGTCACCAACGCCGCTCGCGAGTACGGCGTCGACCGACTCCGCATCGCGGCGAAACGGTGGTGGGCGCTCGCGTTCGTCGCCTTCCTCCCGTACGCGCTTGCGACGGCCCCGAAAAGCGACGCTGCCGCGGCCGCCGGCGACGCGTTCGCCGGACCGGTCGTCGGCCTCGCCCTCGAGTCGATCGTCGGTGCGCTGGTTTGCTGTGCAGTCGCCCTGACGGTGCTGTACGGCTTCGCGCGCTACGGCATCCACCCCGGACGGCCGTCGCCCGAAGCGCGTCTCCTCGCCGACGACGAGTAG
- a CDS encoding PAS domain-containing protein: protein MSERAPSTEPTPAFWADGGEHPGSQYYRALVDAVDGGVFQLDGANRLVAIDDVLLELTGHDRAAVLDEPVSVLLETDAVPHFERRVRAQADDREPESETAGAGANGRSVATLELDLRTVDGATVPCEVRLNVFWIDEGESDSQSENERHEGDANESRHRRRAVIGIVRERDERAGEEGDDGVEYRHDDAQEYAATTPVPDDPGSLVPVLDEADVGIFVLDADRQVAWANETIEQYFGLERAALLGRDKLRVVEESIRDRTADPEGFRDTVLATYDGTDRERFECRVTAGEDRDERWLEHRSRPIESGPYAGGRIECYYDVTDRHRRIDQLRRLNAAVRDWIEADSNEAAAERACRSLRETLGLEINGVFTYDSERDALRPLRQSEPAANLFEEPPTFERGEGIAWRVFESGEPELFADVRSDPDVYNPDTPIRSELVLPVGDYGVVIAGSRQRDAFDEGDLSLAAIAASSLEAAFDRIETERRLQRRKHDLETELSEILGRISDGFYALDEEWRFTHVNERAEELLGYPREELVGEVVWDVFPGGTRSELIDRYHEAMETQRSISWERYSGSLDIWMEIQIYPSETGLSVYFRDITERRERQRKLEEREQRYRTLAENFPNGVVTLYDEDLRYTLADGKAFEDIPQSAADLEGQRPSEVFPTPVAAELEEMFAKSFDGERLVRKIEYEGQVWRVQTAPITDEDGTILSGMAIGQDVTERKRYERRLEASNERLEQFAYAASHDLQEPLRMVTSYLQLLEHRYADDLDDDAQEFIEFAVDGAERMREMIDGLLEYSRIETQGEPLEPVDLEAVLADVRQDLGLRIEESDADIVAESLPRVRGDAGQLRQVFQNLLDNAIEYSGDGAPTVEISATREGAMWRLSVADDGIGIDPDETDRVFEVFQRLHSREEHAGTGIGLTLCKRIVERHDGEIRIDSSPGEGTTVSVTLPAVAEDGQEDDEGKGESDTEPETE, encoded by the coding sequence ATGAGCGAACGGGCACCGTCGACGGAACCGACACCGGCGTTCTGGGCGGACGGCGGCGAGCACCCGGGCAGTCAGTACTACCGGGCGCTCGTCGACGCCGTCGACGGCGGTGTCTTCCAGTTGGACGGCGCGAACCGGCTGGTCGCGATCGACGACGTGCTCCTCGAGTTGACCGGCCACGACCGGGCGGCCGTCCTCGACGAACCGGTCTCCGTGCTGCTCGAGACGGACGCTGTTCCCCACTTCGAGCGCCGCGTGCGAGCACAGGCCGACGACCGCGAACCCGAAAGCGAAACCGCCGGCGCCGGCGCGAACGGGAGATCCGTCGCGACCCTCGAGCTCGATCTCCGGACCGTCGACGGCGCGACCGTTCCCTGCGAAGTTCGGCTCAACGTGTTCTGGATCGACGAGGGAGAATCGGACTCGCAGTCCGAAAACGAGCGGCACGAGGGGGATGCAAACGAATCCCGCCATCGTCGACGCGCAGTTATTGGAATCGTCCGCGAACGGGACGAGCGCGCGGGTGAGGAGGGCGACGACGGCGTCGAATACCGGCACGACGACGCGCAGGAGTACGCAGCGACGACGCCCGTCCCGGACGATCCGGGCTCGCTCGTGCCGGTTCTGGACGAAGCCGACGTCGGCATCTTCGTCCTCGACGCCGACCGGCAGGTCGCGTGGGCTAACGAGACGATCGAGCAGTACTTCGGCCTCGAGCGTGCGGCGCTGCTCGGCCGGGACAAGCTCCGGGTCGTCGAGGAGTCGATCCGGGACCGGACCGCGGATCCCGAGGGGTTTCGCGACACCGTCCTCGCGACTTACGACGGGACCGACCGCGAGCGATTCGAGTGTCGCGTGACCGCCGGCGAGGACCGCGACGAGCGCTGGCTCGAGCACCGCAGCCGGCCGATCGAGTCCGGCCCGTACGCCGGCGGGCGGATCGAATGCTACTACGACGTGACCGACCGCCACCGCCGCATCGACCAGTTGCGACGGCTGAACGCGGCCGTCCGCGACTGGATCGAGGCGGATTCGAACGAGGCGGCCGCCGAACGGGCCTGCCGGAGTCTGCGGGAGACGCTCGGCCTCGAGATCAACGGCGTCTTCACCTACGATTCCGAGCGAGACGCGCTCCGGCCGCTGCGACAGTCCGAACCCGCGGCGAACCTGTTCGAGGAACCGCCGACGTTCGAGCGCGGGGAGGGCATCGCCTGGCGCGTGTTCGAGTCCGGCGAGCCCGAACTGTTCGCCGACGTCAGATCGGATCCCGACGTCTACAACCCCGACACGCCGATTCGGAGCGAACTCGTCCTGCCGGTCGGCGACTACGGGGTCGTCATCGCCGGCTCGCGACAACGGGACGCGTTCGACGAGGGCGACCTCTCGCTCGCGGCGATCGCCGCGTCGAGTCTCGAGGCGGCGTTCGATCGCATCGAAACCGAACGCCGACTGCAGCGACGTAAACACGATCTCGAGACCGAGTTGAGCGAAATCCTCGGGCGCATCTCCGACGGCTTCTACGCGCTCGACGAGGAGTGGCGGTTCACGCACGTCAACGAGCGCGCCGAGGAACTGCTCGGGTATCCGCGCGAAGAACTCGTCGGCGAGGTCGTCTGGGACGTCTTCCCCGGCGGCACCCGATCGGAACTCATCGACCGGTACCACGAGGCGATGGAGACCCAGCGGTCGATCTCGTGGGAACGCTACTCCGGATCGCTCGACATCTGGATGGAGATCCAGATCTATCCCTCCGAGACCGGGCTCTCGGTGTACTTCCGCGATATCACCGAGCGCCGGGAGCGCCAGCGCAAACTCGAGGAGCGCGAGCAACGGTACCGAACGCTCGCGGAGAACTTCCCGAACGGCGTCGTCACGCTGTACGACGAGGACCTGCGGTACACGCTGGCCGACGGGAAGGCCTTCGAGGACATCCCGCAGTCGGCGGCCGACCTCGAGGGCCAGCGGCCGTCCGAAGTCTTCCCGACGCCGGTCGCCGCCGAACTCGAGGAGATGTTCGCGAAAAGTTTCGACGGCGAGCGACTCGTCCGGAAGATCGAGTACGAGGGGCAGGTGTGGCGCGTGCAGACGGCGCCGATTACCGACGAGGACGGCACTATCCTCTCCGGGATGGCGATCGGCCAGGACGTCACCGAGCGCAAGCGGTACGAGCGCCGACTCGAGGCGTCGAACGAGCGCTTAGAGCAGTTCGCCTACGCTGCCTCCCACGACCTCCAGGAGCCCCTGCGGATGGTCACGAGTTACCTCCAACTCCTCGAGCATCGGTATGCGGACGACCTCGACGACGACGCCCAGGAGTTCATCGAGTTCGCGGTCGACGGCGCCGAGCGCATGCGCGAGATGATCGACGGCCTCCTCGAGTACTCGCGGATCGAAACGCAGGGCGAACCGCTCGAGCCGGTCGATCTCGAGGCGGTGCTCGCGGACGTCCGTCAGGATCTCGGCCTCCGGATCGAGGAGAGCGACGCCGATATCGTCGCCGAGTCGCTGCCCCGCGTTCGCGGCGACGCCGGCCAGTTGCGGCAGGTGTTCCAGAACCTGCTGGACAACGCGATCGAGTACAGCGGCGACGGGGCGCCGACGGTCGAGATTTCGGCGACTCGTGAGGGGGCGATGTGGCGGCTCTCGGTCGCAGACGACGGGATCGGCATCGATCCCGACGAGACGGACCGGGTCTTCGAGGTGTTCCAGCGGCTCCACAGCCGCGAGGAACACGCCGGAACGGGGATCGGCCTGACGCTGTGCAAGCGGATCGTCGAACGCCACGACGGCGAGATCCGGATCGACTCGAGCCCCGGCGAGGGGACGACGGTGTCGGTGACGCTTCCCGCCGTGGCCGAGGACGGTCAGGAGGATGACGAGGGTAAAGGCGAGAGCGACACCGAACCCGAGACCGAGTGA